Proteins encoded together in one Pontiella desulfatans window:
- a CDS encoding PEP-CTERM sorting domain-containing protein (PEP-CTERM proteins occur, often in large numbers, in the proteomes of bacteria that also encode an exosortase, a predicted intramembrane cysteine proteinase. The presence of a PEP-CTERM domain at a protein's C-terminus predicts cleavage within the sorting domain, followed by covalent anchoring to some some component of the (usually Gram-negative) cell surface. Many PEP-CTERM proteins exhibit an unusual sequence composition that includes large numbers of potential glycosylation sites. Expression of one such protein has been shown restore the ability of a bacterium to form floc, a type of biofilm.) has product MRKGEALLYTVSIDSALQSYLSSNGYSLRLTEFTAGIVDNASIPLSLFTQAGGATAVASATDTTAVSVNTVLTDGMQFAFVHGGSGSSDDVSLASIAVDVIPEPATLGMIAASGLGILFVRRRIML; this is encoded by the coding sequence ATGCGAAAGGGTGAAGCGCTCCTTTATACTGTCAGCATAGACTCTGCGTTGCAGTCTTACTTGAGTTCTAATGGCTACTCGTTACGTCTTACCGAGTTTACCGCCGGCATTGTTGATAACGCCTCCATACCGCTGTCGTTGTTCACTCAGGCCGGTGGTGCAACTGCTGTGGCTTCAGCTACGGATACAACGGCTGTGTCTGTTAATACGGTTCTGACAGATGGAATGCAGTTTGCTTTCGTACATGGTGGTAGCGGCAGTAGTGACGATGTCAGCCTGGCTAGCATAGCGGTAGACGTCATCCCGGAGCCGGCGACATTGGGGATGATTGCGGCCTCGGGGCTTGGTATTCTCTTTGTCCGCCGCCGGATCATGCTGTAA
- a CDS encoding IS3 family transposase (programmed frameshift) produces the protein MGRKRRTFTDKFKAKVAIEAIKGVKTLAELASEYQVHPNQISDWKKQLLSNAPDLFASGKKKQAQTEEELTAPLYEEIGRLKMDVKWLKKAMSLPLSTRRSWVEPGTDYSVRRQCRLAGVPRSGFYYDPAPETPENLLLMRLIDEQYLRHPEFGYPRMTDWLRDQDYDVNHKRVARLMQLMGIQAITPGPHTSKPAPRHKIYPYLLRNVDIERVNQVWSTDITYIPMRHGYMYLTAVIDWYSRYVLAWELSSTMESTFCVDALERALTQGNPEIFNTDQGSQFTSNAFTGVLLNENITISMDGRGRALDNVFIERLWWSVKYEKIYPACYADGHALHRGLDSYFKYYNHERKHSALDKRTPAEVFMEGAVRT, from the exons ATGGGAAGAAAACGAAGAACATTCACGGACAAGTTCAAGGCCAAGGTGGCGATTGAGGCCATCAAGGGCGTGAAGACATTGGCGGAGCTGGCATCGGAATATCAGGTCCATCCGAACCAGATTTCGGATTGGAAGAAGCAGTTGCTTTCGAATGCGCCGGATCTTTTTGCATCGGGGAAAAAGAAGCAGGCTCAAACGGAAGAAGAGCTTACGGCTCCACTTTACGAAGAGATCGGGCGTCTGAAGATGGACGTGAAGTGGCTC AAAAAAGCTATGAGCCTGCCGCTTTCAACGCGCCGCAGCTGGGTGGAGCCCGGCACCGATTATTCGGTTCGGCGGCAGTGTAGGCTCGCAGGCGTCCCCAGATCGGGCTTCTACTACGACCCCGCCCCGGAAACGCCGGAGAACCTGCTTCTGATGCGTTTGATCGACGAGCAGTATCTCCGGCATCCGGAGTTCGGCTATCCACGCATGACGGACTGGTTGCGTGATCAAGACTATGATGTCAATCACAAGCGGGTCGCCCGCCTCATGCAGCTGATGGGGATTCAGGCCATCACGCCCGGTCCGCACACGAGCAAGCCCGCCCCGAGGCACAAGATCTACCCTTATTTGCTGCGCAATGTGGACATCGAACGGGTGAACCAGGTTTGGAGTACGGACATCACCTACATCCCGATGCGGCATGGATACATGTACCTGACCGCCGTAATCGACTGGTACAGCCGCTATGTGCTCGCCTGGGAGCTCTCAAGCACCATGGAGAGCACGTTCTGCGTTGATGCGCTGGAGCGTGCGCTGACGCAGGGGAATCCGGAGATATTCAACACCGACCAAGGAAGCCAGTTCACCTCGAACGCCTTCACCGGTGTCCTGTTAAACGAGAACATCACCATCAGCATGGACGGGCGAGGCCGGGCGTTGGACAACGTATTCATCGAACGACTGTGGTGGTCGGTGAAGTATGAGAAAATCTATCCCGCATGCTATGCCGACGGGCATGCGTTGCATCGGGGCCTTGACAGCTATTTTAAATATTACAACCACGAGAGGAAGCACAGCGCTCTGGACAAACGCACCCCCGCCGAGGTATTCATGGAAGGAGCAGTCAGAACATGA
- a CDS encoding fibronectin type III domain-containing protein: protein MKIKGIALFAALLATTIGAQAQIATYTVGSSGDVSQLYSFGYDGTNVTVAGGIATNTGSFTDAQAGDVISWTLTGATGWSRANAQASHADFNSYATNFTYGQNVGYDAGDIGGVNDNKINSGEVMIIDFDVSGLQAGSVLTLVSTATANASGSSGDWVLVDTNANKVVQSKYGVSKGAGSFGDWQVLNSSYRLYYAGVAGGFRVTRLTVDVVDLPSTNVPPQLAITPNNSRLTLNWDDDPNPIMLDHYDLYRSLTSNEVDFALLASPVDSAYTDLAVTNGVTYYYKAKAVGTNSVETAFGNMVSGTPSIPVPAGLSATPLNTKVALDWNNSTDPLFASFMVWSSEESGTNYVVIASNLTASAYTHTNLINGTANYYVVQQVDSNSNLSALSAEVSATPAVPVPTGLAAVPDNQEVALDWDASIDDLFASFNVWRSLESGVNYSNIATVTTNAYTDNDVTNNVVYYYKVSQLDTGANESALSAAVAAEPAIGPVLIDFRSASGGAGGTQTITLSDLGNDPVSYANSSASFGGAGLSSAAKDSFTVSTATGKIVIKGRAYSDDGPLNDGSDDFQPLTWSGGDLTNTFEGTTGLFNSSDDGTGVQDVSGSLAINPGEAILIQFDLSGFTNAAGTSLVIKEVTGGAGTLYRRNFDVATGVSGAGEAVLTGGEEGAIVVEDGDTFAWMNADRLGTLTIDIVEILSGYNAFADQYGLNEGPEGDDDDDGVSNLGEYAINGNPTNAADRGQTSLSQDGTTFTYVYASNSVDSALVYRLIDTTSLTVGPFGTNNNTVTGTGPVVDDYAPVTNTYSIVDDTLFINLEVEK, encoded by the coding sequence ATGAAAATAAAAGGAATAGCACTATTCGCGGCCCTGTTGGCCACAACGATCGGCGCGCAGGCGCAAATCGCCACGTATACTGTGGGTAGCTCAGGAGACGTGAGCCAGTTATATAGCTTTGGTTATGACGGCACAAACGTAACAGTGGCGGGCGGCATAGCGACCAACACCGGCTCGTTTACCGATGCCCAGGCGGGCGATGTCATTTCGTGGACCCTTACCGGGGCCACGGGGTGGAGCAGGGCAAATGCCCAAGCAAGCCACGCGGATTTTAACAGTTATGCGACAAATTTCACGTACGGACAGAACGTTGGTTATGATGCGGGTGATATTGGCGGAGTCAACGATAACAAGATCAATTCAGGCGAAGTGATGATTATTGACTTCGATGTGAGCGGGTTGCAGGCCGGATCGGTGCTCACGCTGGTTTCCACAGCTACTGCAAATGCGTCCGGCAGTTCCGGCGACTGGGTGCTCGTCGATACCAATGCGAATAAAGTGGTTCAGTCCAAATATGGAGTAAGCAAAGGAGCCGGCAGTTTTGGAGACTGGCAGGTGCTGAACAGCAGTTATCGCCTGTACTATGCCGGAGTTGCTGGAGGCTTCAGAGTGACCAGACTGACCGTCGATGTGGTTGACCTGCCGTCGACCAACGTGCCCCCACAGCTCGCGATCACCCCGAACAACTCCCGGCTTACGCTCAACTGGGACGACGATCCGAACCCGATTATGCTCGACCACTACGATCTCTACCGCTCGCTGACCTCCAACGAAGTGGATTTCGCGCTTCTGGCCAGTCCGGTCGACAGCGCATACACCGATCTGGCTGTCACCAACGGGGTGACTTACTACTACAAGGCAAAAGCCGTCGGCACCAACAGTGTCGAAACCGCTTTCGGCAACATGGTTTCGGGCACGCCGTCCATTCCCGTACCGGCGGGCCTGTCGGCAACGCCGCTCAATACGAAGGTGGCGTTGGACTGGAACAACTCGACCGATCCCCTGTTCGCCAGCTTCATGGTCTGGTCCAGCGAAGAGTCGGGTACGAACTACGTGGTCATCGCCTCCAACCTGACGGCCAGCGCCTATACGCACACCAACTTGATCAACGGCACCGCCAACTACTACGTAGTTCAGCAGGTGGACTCCAACAGCAACCTGTCCGCCCTGAGTGCGGAAGTTTCCGCCACGCCGGCCGTCCCCGTGCCGACAGGCCTGGCGGCGGTGCCTGACAATCAGGAGGTAGCTTTGGATTGGGATGCCTCGATTGATGACCTGTTCGCCAGCTTCAACGTCTGGCGCAGCCTCGAGTCGGGTGTCAACTACTCGAATATTGCCACTGTGACGACCAACGCCTACACCGACAACGATGTGACGAACAACGTGGTTTACTACTACAAAGTTTCGCAACTGGACACCGGTGCCAACGAATCCGCCCTGAGCGCGGCAGTCGCCGCGGAACCGGCCATCGGCCCGGTACTGATCGACTTCCGGAGCGCAAGCGGCGGAGCCGGCGGGACGCAGACCATCACCTTGAGCGATCTCGGAAATGATCCGGTCTCCTATGCCAACTCCTCTGCCTCGTTCGGCGGGGCCGGCCTCTCCTCTGCGGCCAAGGACAGTTTCACGGTGTCCACCGCCACCGGGAAGATCGTGATCAAAGGGCGCGCCTACAGTGATGACGGACCCTTGAACGACGGAAGCGACGATTTCCAGCCGCTGACCTGGAGCGGCGGCGACCTGACCAATACCTTTGAAGGCACCACCGGCTTATTCAACTCGTCGGATGACGGAACGGGCGTCCAGGATGTCTCGGGGTCCCTTGCCATTAATCCTGGCGAAGCCATCCTGATCCAGTTCGACCTGAGCGGGTTCACCAACGCGGCCGGAACCAGCCTGGTCATCAAGGAGGTCACCGGCGGAGCCGGTACCTTGTACCGGCGCAACTTCGATGTGGCGACGGGCGTTTCGGGCGCCGGCGAGGCCGTTCTGACGGGCGGTGAGGAAGGGGCGATCGTGGTTGAAGACGGCGACACCTTCGCATGGATGAATGCGGACCGTCTGGGAACCTTGACGATCGATATTGTTGAAATCTTGAGCGGCTACAATGCCTTCGCGGATCAGTATGGTCTGAATGAAGGGCCGGAAGGCGACGACGACGACGACGGCGTCAGCAACCTCGGCGAGTATGCCATCAACGGCAACCCGACCAACGCGGCCGACAGAGGACAGACCAGCCTCAGCCAGGATGGCACGACGTTTACCTATGTCTATGCCTCGAACTCGGTCGACAGCGCTTTGGTCTACCGTTTGATCGACACCACGAGTCTGACCGTTGGACCGTTCGGCACCAACAACAATACTGTAACGGGCACCGGACCGGTCGTCGATGACTATGCCCCGGTGACCAACACCTACAGCATCGTCGACGACACGCTGTTCATTAACCTCGAGGTTGAAAAATAA